The following proteins are co-located in the Brachybacterium sacelli genome:
- a CDS encoding IclR family transcriptional regulator produces the protein MTTTPETAASPVGSVDKALALLEILAEAGPDGLTLREITASSGLNKASVHRLLRALIHRGFAEQVQPDQRYRLGSAVPVLAGRFERGENLPVLFAPALAAISHRTQELVHLGRLDGPHVLYLDKVEPERTLRVWSSIGKRAPAARTAMGRALLAADGVRGQALDAYARATAAETAEVGQVIALEHLAEVVDRTAARGWSMEIEENETGIACVGVALVRPGGRSVSVSVTGPIERMDERRRAGIGDLLREELSRLAPAGFEVAPTA, from the coding sequence ATGACCACGACCCCCGAGACCGCGGCCTCCCCCGTCGGCAGCGTCGACAAGGCGCTGGCCCTGCTCGAGATCCTCGCCGAGGCGGGGCCCGACGGGCTGACGCTGCGCGAGATCACCGCCTCCAGCGGTCTGAACAAGGCCTCGGTGCACCGGCTGCTGCGCGCCCTGATCCATCGGGGCTTCGCCGAGCAGGTGCAGCCCGACCAGCGCTACCGTCTGGGCAGTGCCGTCCCGGTGCTGGCAGGGCGCTTCGAGCGGGGGGAGAACCTCCCGGTGCTGTTCGCCCCGGCGCTCGCGGCGATCTCGCACCGCACCCAGGAGCTGGTGCACCTGGGCCGGCTCGACGGCCCCCACGTCCTCTACCTGGACAAGGTCGAGCCCGAGCGCACGCTGCGCGTGTGGTCCAGCATCGGCAAGCGCGCCCCGGCGGCACGCACCGCCATGGGGCGGGCCCTGCTCGCGGCCGACGGGGTCCGCGGCCAGGCGCTGGACGCGTACGCCCGCGCCACCGCGGCGGAGACGGCGGAGGTGGGACAGGTGATCGCCCTCGAGCACCTCGCGGAGGTCGTCGACCGGACCGCCGCGCGCGGCTGGTCCATGGAGATCGAGGAGAACGAGACGGGCATCGCCTGCGTGGGCGTGGCCCTGGTGCGTCCGGGCGGGCGGTCGGTCTCGGTCAGCGTCACCGGGCCGATCGAGCGCATGGACGAGCGGCGGCGGGCCGGGATCGGCGACCTGCTGCGCGAGGAGCTCTCACGCCTCGCTCCGGCGGGCTTCGAGGTCGCCCCGACGGCCTGA